In Peptostreptococcus equinus, the DNA window GCTGCTACAAAAGTATCAGCTGGTGTAAGTACAGGTATAGGCTCACATTCAGAAGATTTGGAAGATGATAAGGGGGATGAACAATTTGAAATAGCAGATAATAGAGATGTAAATCAAGTATTTAAAGCTATAAAAGAGGCTGGATTACAACCTGTAATGAGCGATTATATAAATCTGACGGATAAAAAAAAATAAAAATTATAAAATATTAGGGATAGTGTTTATAATATGAAAACAAAATTAAAAATTATAAGTAATAGAAATTTGTGTCTAGATTTAGAGGAAAAAATAGAATATGTATTATATAAATACTCTAAGGGTGAAATACTCACAAAATTTGAAATAGATTCATTGATACTGAGGGAAAAAGATTTAGATCTTGATGAGTATAAATATTTATTTACAAAGATAAAAGAGGTATGTGATAAATATAATGTTGAAATTTATGCACATATGCATTGGGGATTAGCTTTAGAATTGGGGATAAAAAAGATTCATTTACCTATGACTTCTTTTATTAACCTGTGTAAAAGTAAAAAGATAAATGAATTTTATGATATAGGAGTATCTATTCATTCTTTAGAAGAAGCAAAATTTGCTGAAATAAATGGAGCTAGTTATGTGACTTTTTCTCATGTATTTGAAACTGATTGTAAAAAAAATATAAAACCTAGAGGTTTAGAACCCTTAAAAAATATTTGCCAAAAAATTAGTATACCAGTATATGCATTAGGTGGTATAGACGAATATAACTACTACAAAACGATTAAATATGGAGCCAGTGGAGTATGTATGATGTCAAATATTATGGAAATA includes these proteins:
- a CDS encoding thiamine phosphate synthase; the encoded protein is MKTKLKIISNRNLCLDLEEKIEYVLYKYSKGEILTKFEIDSLILREKDLDLDEYKYLFTKIKEVCDKYNVEIYAHMHWGLALELGIKKIHLPMTSFINLCKSKKINEFYDIGVSIHSLEEAKFAEINGASYVTFSHVFETDCKKNIKPRGLEPLKNICQKISIPVYALGGIDEYNYYKTIKYGASGVCMMSNIMEIK